GCATCAGCACAATTTCCTCAGTTAACTGCATTAATAGGATCCATTCATGTCACTGAAAGATGCTTCTTGGCACAGTTCACTTTCCTGACCCAAAGACGCCAACATCAATCCCAAGTGGACCCGGTAGGGTAACGTGTTGTGACACCAGCCCAGTAAAAGCATCCttagacaattttaaaaaatgcacaaatcaCTATGAACGCTGCAGTTCCCTTTTCAGGGGTACTGACTGTTTTCCTGCGAAGTACTTTCAATCCATATCACAAAGGTAGAATTTAGTTGGAAGAATGTGTTTTTGGATTCCACTCAGTGCTTAGttgaatttaattcattttctcctttatttctttggacAGAAACTTACAATGCTCTCAATCAGGCAACAAGCAGCAATATGTTCGTTTCTGAGTAGGACATGTGAACAGCGAGTTGGTATTTAGACTCAAATCCCATGGTACTGTTTCTATCCACTGGGACCCTGACTTGGGGACATCCCTATCCCAGAGGTAGGACAGCATCCTAAGGAAACTGTGGGCACTACTTGTTGGATCGGTGCCTCAAGACTGGGAGAAGATGCAAACTGAGAACAGACGGCAAAGTTTAAAGCTCACCGAAAGATGTCCCCCAAAATGTGGAACACTGAATGACACAGGCCTACTGGATACACACATCTCTTTTAGTGGGAGGGAAGAGCAAAACTTTTCAACGTTTGAGTGTTTATTAgaagttttaaataaagagaactacGATTTCAATTTCACATCTTGGCTACGTTTTGACAAAGGAGATGCCACTAAGAGGACAGCAACGAACTCCTGTCCTACACCAGGGATTGATCAGTGTCCCCACTCCCAGGCCCACCCCTCGATCTCAAGACCCTTTTCTGTAAACCTCCCAACCGAACAACACAACTGGCAAATGAAGCCAGCATGAAACCTGTATCAGAGACCAACGCGACAGCTGCGCTGAGCCAACGCGTTATGTAGCTGTTCTAGTAAATGACGGAGCATTCTCCCACACGATTTCTCAGCAGAAGGTGGACCTTCTGCATCCCAGTGGGAGacaaatttaatatttctgtGCATGCTCCATGGTGCAATTCCAAATGCTGTAACATCACAAAGATAAGCCAACACCTGAATTTTCCTCCCGTGTTACTTTTTAGGAACTTAACATGGTTACCCAGGATGGGGACGGGACTGAACCCTGGCGCTTGCCAAGTACAGCTGGATGCTTCAGCACAAGGACAGTATATCCCATTCGGCATGGTGTAAGGCATGTATGCACAAGGAGAGAGGCCACTGTTGGCAATAAGTAGCATTATGGAAAAAATTCCAACCAGCAGGATAGAAACAAAGCTCGATGCTCCAGTTTTTGCGAGAGTAATCCCAAGAATCCAGTTCAAATCCCTATTGTCAACATGTAGGGAGGAATTCAATTTCTATCATTGTTTCTCCAGGTCTGAGCTGAGGCCATTTGCTCCTGACtcgataataaaaaagaaaataggtttcttcctgtttctttcttggcATGGAAACACAGCTTTGAGAAGAGAAGGCCATGAGTCCTGGGAGCACTAGGAAGGTAGCTAAACTCTCCGTACCCTATAGAACTACAGTCAgtgactgggggaaggggagcGGACAGGGAAACTTACCTAGCCActagcatcaaaaacaaaaaggtaaattaACTCCGAGGCTCTCCATTCCAGAAACACCccgaatttaaaaaacaagaccaaacCTTGAAAAATTAAACGGTTAAATTCCTCTTCTAAAagtcatttatttacatattatatgccCAGTATATAATGTGTAGATAAATGTATCCTGCAGTGGAAGTGACCAACCTACTGGACTGAACAGCGCAGTACAGGACAAATTCTTGAAAGGTGTCATCTCATATTggtatctttttaataaaaaaaaaattaaaaatcaaagaaaaatgtctGGCCAGGGCTGGGATGAGACAAACAGGAACACTTCAGAATCCAAGGCAGAGGGAAGGCTGTTTGTCTCCTTAGACAATTGTGGGGGTGTGAAAAGGGAGGGACCGATCATGCACCAAAGTACTTACAAATTACAtgcccatccccccgcccccctccataaaaagagaagaaaaagcccaTCACTTAACACCAAACAGCAACATCATCAATAAACCCTTTCTCTGCCGCCCATCATGTCTTATTGAAGAGGAGGCCTGTGAGGAGAGGTgaaaagagcaggggaggggagatcTGCACTTCAGTCTAGTTTCCAATTTCCATTCCTCTTACACGAAGCCTTCAGTCATCTGATGCCTGGCATCGAGCTCTGAGCAGAAACCGAGTACGTGGTGGCCACGACCGGGGTGCCGTTGTTGGCTGAGTAGCCTTGCCTCAACGTTTCAAAATACGATGCCTGCACCGGTTTGTGATACTGAAGCACTTTTATGGCATCTTCTATTTTAAAccattccctcttccttcctgtggaggcagagagagcgaaaaaaaaaatcagcacaaaAGGGAAGCGACAAAAAGTTTCTGATCTTATAACTCTGGAGAAAATGCAGATGAAAACAGGAAAGCCAACGGTTATCAACACTTTAAGACGATGCGTTACAGAGCTAGTCTTCCTTACTCTCTTTTCTTATAAGAACAATGCAAGCCCACTTCTATGCCTCCAACACTACGGGTGTCAGATGCAGGAAAGAGACCATGTGCAATGCTGACATCTGAAGAGTGAGGGGCTAACGGTACACCGCGCCCTCCAGAGAGAGCCGCTGCTCGTGGTCTCTTCCTGCGTTGCTGGGCCTCTGGGCCTTGCTCGGCCTGCACATACACACCCGAGGCGCAGCCAGCATCCCCACCTCCTGCAAAACTCAACATGAGCGTCAGCTTCCAGAATTATTAGGATGGCTGCTTGTAATCAATCAgatgttcatttaaaatttgCGTTTAAGAGTTTTGTACTaacatattacaaaatattttttaaaaaagaacaccatCACTATTAACTTTTCGGTCTGTTAtcttacctccccccccccgccccccgcccaaaTTCGTGttttaaaatcctttattttttctctcacagtAAAAGAGAATTGCTTAAAattggaaaatggaagaaagtatGAAGAATATGGAAATTACCCGTTAACATTCTAAACTAGAAAGGACTACTCTAAATATTTTAGTGCCTTTTGCTTTTCCCTCATCGAACTGGAAGAAGGCACTGCGCTTCACAGCTGTAACTGGGATCGTGCTTTTAAGATGCCCCGAATCCCGAGAAGCTCTAGTAAGAGTGCTGTGGTTGGACACATGGCTGCTGGAGCGAATCTGCTGGGCTCCCATCGCATCACTGGCTCTCATGAACTGTCAGTTTGGCCTAAGTGGCTGCACTAGGTACTGAGCTGTGccccactttcctcatctgtagggACAGTGCACCTATCTCACAAGTCTGCTGTGAGGATTAATATGTAAGCCGTCTGAACAAGACCTGGCACACAGCACATGCTGTTAAGAGCTTGCTTATGATCAGTATtgttattacttctttttttacttcACGCCGTTTCTGGAGCGCTCTTCTAGGTTATGCCAAACGTGACATTTAATGGCTGCACTACATCGTAACATCCAGCATGGACGTGCTGCCATTCACGCAACCGCGTCCCCATCACTGGACATCAACAGTCTGCGATTTTAGTTGTTATAAATCatgctacaataaaaaaaaaacactttatctgtttttcttttaacctccCAGGGGAAGATGCCTAGAACtgagatgaataaaacatttggGCTCTGAAGACCTTGTGACCTGTaatgccaaactgctttccagaaagaCCATCCCGAGCCCCAGGGCTGCCTGTGTGCTGGGATGCCGTTCTCACCCACCCCGCCAGCACGGCTACCTTGTCTTTCGTCACTGCCGATTCTGTAGGTCAAAGCCGGTCCCTcgtttttgttttcacttcaaATTCCTATTTAAAGTAGCTCTAAGTCATGTGTGTATCGGTCGGTACCCTGCTTTCCTCACTCACCAACACCAATTCATAAGCACCTCCCCGTGGTACGCTAGCTTTCGTAAGTCCGCGTTTAACAGCTGCGTGACAGTCCATCAGACGAGTGTGCCTTAGCTCACTTATCCTTCACGGAGGTGTCCGTTTAAGACCCAATTTCCACCTGGAAAAGGCTCACTGGAAGGAAGGCTTGCAGATTTAGCCTCcatattttagattatttcattatttcagttCTCAGAAGTAGTACAAGGTGAAAGGCTCGTTGGATATTAATAGAGCAATGGTACCTTGAAAATTCCTCTCACAAGTGTGTGACTCCCGCCTGACAGAGTGCTCTGAGGACAGGGCCACACCACACTCATCTCTGTCTCCTTTTAAAGCCCTAGCACTGGCTGTCAAGGAGTCTATTTTTAATAACCCCCActgaatttatttacttaagcaTACTGCATCCTTACCAGATATGAAGCCGTTAAAAGCTGAAGGGCTGTGAGATGCCCCGATCAGCAGTGTGAGGGCCATGGTGGCAAAGCGCATACACACAATAAAGGGAGAGGTTCTAGCAAGCGAATTTTATCCGTTTGCCGATTATAACAGACGTTGTTAAATTAGTATTACACTTTTCTAGAATATACTTTCCTTTAGAGGCCAAAGATTAAACCATGAACCAACCATTAGATCACCTATGTTTTTAGTTCAAAAGATACACATCCAATAGTGATTTGAGAGATCAAAAAAACCGGCTCCTTAGGAGAAAGGCAGGGGCACCCAAAGGGTAATAGGACTAACACTGGAAACTACTCCCACGACTCCGTGTCTATTAAATGACTCTGGAGGGAGAGGCTCACCCTACCAAACCAACAGCTTTCTCCAACCATGTGAACAAGCATCATCACAAGGAACAACCGAGGGTCTGCTCTCAGTGGGGTTTCGTGGCCGGCATTGTGGAGGAGGGTCGGTACCTGCTGAGGAGGGTCCGATTCGACTTTAGAAAcagtcttttcttatttttacgtGCTATGTTTCTATTTGTGGACCACGTACCCAACTTCAACTTCCTTTTAAACACTTCAAAATACTAACTCTCACAAGTCCAAAATGGACATGTTTGTGTCATTAAACGTATccttctattatttcatttatcaggCTCGCTTCTGGCTCTGGGTGATGACCTGTGGGCCAGGGCCCGTTGTGGGGAGCATTTTGGAGGCTATCTAGGGACAACTTACCAATGTTAACTGAATCTTCCCAGTCTTCCAGCACTTCTGTGACAACGAGCACATAGACATACGTTCTGTGCTTCCTCTCCTGGTTctgaagggcaaagagagaaggacagagaaacatCTTTCCCTTAGAGAGCTGAGATTACTTAAGTGAAACACACTCTTAGCCATATGTCCAGAGCACAGATATGAGGATTCCTTTCACTTTTAATTGTCCTACAATCAATCATACAGGGAATGGTGCCAGATGGCCTATTTAGAACAGGCCACGCTTGCATTTAAGGTTGTGCTCTTTGGCTGGGCTTCTAAAGCCGAGgctttaatctctttttttctttccccttcccctcagtACAACCTCACAGGAATGCTGTGAGAATGAAGTTTGTGATCTCTCATGCAAAAGGCACCAAGTAAATTTAACTCGCTGAAACACAAGGAGAGGAGGCTGCGGGTGGCGGGGGTTCTATCAGTGCAAGCGAGCTCTGACGTCACGCATCTCCCCTTCTGCTAACCTTGCTCATCTCTATTCCCGATTTCTCACTTGCTTCCGCCTCCCTCCAAACCTCTACCCCGGcctatttccttgtttcttccacCTCTGCGATAGTGACTCggatcttctttttcctcctgtctTCTCTACACTTATCTGCCCTCCTCACACcctgagagaagaggaagagaggtagGGACGGGATAAATAATCTGGGCATATCTTCTTTCATTGTGCTTCACAGCGACTGCTTTTTTACGACTCAAACGTCTACAGCAACGCTGCATCGAGCAAGCCCATAGGTGCCATTCTTCTAACAGTGCTTGCTCACTTCGTGTCTATCCTTTTGGTAAGTCTCACAGTGTTTcagactttttattattattatatttgctatggtgatctgtgatcaataatttttgatgttactattgtaattgttttgggtgCCACAAACGACACTCCTGTAAGACAGTGAACTTAACTGACAAATGTGTGTGctctgactgctccactgaccggccattcctgcccctccctgtcaTCCTCCCTCTCTTTGGGTCTCCCTATTTGCTGAGACACAACAAAATTAAGATTAGGCCAATCAATAACCCCACAGTGGCCTCTAAATGttcaagggagagaaagaattgtgTCTCTtactctcactttaaatcaaaagctagaaatgattaagctcagtgaggaaggcatgtggAAAGCCAAAAAAGGCTGAAAGCTAGGCCACTTGTACAAGTTAGCCAACTTGTGAACgcaaagaaaaagttcttgaaggaaatcaaaagcgttactccagtgaacacacgcATGACAAGAAAGCCAAACAGCCTTATTGTCGATATGGGGAAAGTTggagtggtctggatagaagatcaaagaAGCCGTAACATTCCCGGAAGCCGAAGCCTattccagagcaaggccctaaccctcgattctatgaaggctgagagaggtggggACGCTGCAGAAGAAAGTCTTGGTTGATAAAGTTTAAGGAAAGACGCCGTCTCCCTCCCACCACAGTGCAAGGGGAAGTGGCAGGTGCTGATGtggaagctgcagcaagttatccagaaggtCCGGCTAAAATCAATCATGAAGGTGACTACACTCAACAACAGATTTTCAACCTTCTA
The sequence above is a segment of the Prionailurus bengalensis isolate Pbe53 chromosome B2, Fcat_Pben_1.1_paternal_pri, whole genome shotgun sequence genome. Coding sequences within it:
- the LOC122489432 gene encoding diphosphoinositol polyphosphate phosphohydrolase 1; the encoded protein is MMKLKSNQTRTYDGDGYKKRAACLCFRSESEEEVLLVSSSRHPDRWIVPGGGMEPEEEPSVAAVREVCEEAGVKGTLGRLVGIFENQERKHRTYVYVLVVTEVLEDWEDSVNIGRKREWFKIEDAIKVLQYHKPVQASYFETLRQGYSANNGTPVVATTYSVSAQSSMPGIR